In Deltaproteobacteria bacterium, the following are encoded in one genomic region:
- a CDS encoding AAA family ATPase: MARFGKLDRLRISGFKSIERMELELRPLNLLIGPNGAGKSNFIGFFKLVNQILEKNLQFYVAQQLGADKLLFFGRKRTPSLDFYLEFTPNAYEAKLVPDAAGGLVFG, translated from the coding sequence ATGGCACGTTTCGGAAAACTGGACCGATTGCGAATTTCCGGATTCAAGTCCATCGAACGCATGGAGCTGGAACTCAGGCCCCTCAATCTGCTGATCGGACCCAATGGCGCTGGCAAATCGAACTTCATCGGCTTTTTCAAACTGGTCAACCAGATCCTCGAGAAGAACCTCCAGTTTTACGTCGCGCAACAACTGGGGGCGGACAAGCTGCTTTTTTTCGGCCGCAAACGCACGCCGTCCCTCGATTTCTATCTCGAATTCACGCCTAATGCCTATGAAGCCAAACTGGTTCCCGATGCCGCCGGCGGCCTGGTGTTCGG
- a CDS encoding DUF3786 domain-containing protein, which produces MATVLEILRATPRTNCGGCGYPACMAFAAACATGAAHPSQCPYIRAEGLDTLCAGDGHEAAEAGATIAETALLKDLREKIRHVDLAARAGQIGAETVDEGGETALTLPYLGRSIKISAGAMEDPQGGEPDPRDQILLYNYIFFGGKGGLSGEWVGLESFPNSISKVVTLRKYTEDKLASAFTGKVTALEEAARRLGGRPARDCHADLCMVIPVLPMVPIQILFWDADEEDGFPARAKVLFDARALTFLDIESLIFAAERMAETIIGLP; this is translated from the coding sequence ATGGCAACCGTTCTCGAAATCCTGCGGGCCACACCCAGGACCAACTGCGGGGGGTGCGGATATCCCGCCTGCATGGCCTTTGCTGCGGCCTGCGCCACAGGAGCGGCCCATCCCTCCCAGTGCCCGTACATCAGGGCAGAAGGGCTCGACACGTTATGTGCGGGAGATGGGCACGAAGCCGCTGAAGCCGGGGCCACCATCGCCGAGACGGCCCTCCTTAAGGACCTAAGGGAGAAGATCCGCCATGTGGATCTCGCGGCCCGGGCAGGCCAGATCGGGGCAGAGACCGTCGATGAAGGGGGCGAAACGGCCCTCACCCTCCCCTATCTCGGAAGATCCATAAAGATCTCGGCCGGGGCGATGGAGGATCCGCAAGGTGGGGAGCCGGACCCGAGGGACCAGATACTCCTCTACAACTACATCTTTTTCGGGGGAAAGGGCGGGCTCTCGGGTGAATGGGTCGGGCTCGAGTCCTTCCCGAACTCCATCTCCAAGGTGGTAACGCTCAGAAAATACACGGAGGACAAGCTCGCCTCCGCATTCACCGGCAAGGTCACCGCCCTCGAGGAGGCGGCAAGGAGGCTTGGCGGAAGGCCTGCCAGAGACTGCCACGCGGATCTGTGCATGGTGATCCCCGTCCTACCCATGGTGCCGATACAGATCCTTTTCTGGGACGCGGACGAGGAGGACGGTTTTCCGGCCCGGGCCAAGGTCCTCTTCGACGCCCGGGCCCTCACCTTTCTCGACATCGAGTCCCTTATCTTTGCGGCAGAGCGGATGGCCGA